One segment of Pyricularia oryzae 70-15 chromosome 3, whole genome shotgun sequence DNA contains the following:
- a CDS encoding peroxisomal hydratase-dehydrogenase-epimerase, translated as MAAELRFDGQVVVVTGAGGGLGKAYATFFGSRGASVVVNDLGGSFKGEGTSSKAADVVVNEIKAAGGKAVANYDSVENGDKIIDTAIQAFGRIDILINNAGILRDISFKNMSDQDWDLIFKVHVKGAYKCARAAWPHFRKQKYGRVINTASAAGLFGNFGQCNYSAAKLAMVGFTETLAKEGVKYNILANVIAPIAASRMTETVMPPDLLALMKPEWVVPLVAVLVHKNNTNETGGIFEVGGGHCAKLRWERSSGLLLKCDETYTPGAIIKKWNQVVDFSKPQYPSGPNDFLSLLEESTQLGPNDKGEPIDYKGRVALVTGGGAGIGRAYCLAFARGGASVVVNDLANPDGVVNEIKQMGGKAIGIKASAEDGDAVVKAAIDAFGRIDIIINNAGILRDKAFTNMDDNLWDPVMNVHARGTYKITKAAWPYLLKQKYGRIVNTTSTSGIYGNFGQANYSAAKCAILGFSRALALEGAKYNIFVNTIAPNAGTAMTKTILPEELVQAFKPEYIAPLVLALCSDKVPENPTGGLYEVGSGWQGATRWQRSGGHGFPVDVPLTPEEVAKNWARIVNFDDGRADHPFKSQDSVAKIMENMDNKAGSKSGSVSGSNQYLEAIQRAKDAKTEGTEFVYSEKDSILYNLGIGAKRTDLDYVYEGAEDFQVLPTFGVIPQFNADMPFSMDEVVPNFNPMMLLHGEQYLEIKKYPIPTSAKLKSYGKLLEVVDKGNAAVLRNGVTTVHAETGEEIFYNEASIFLRGSGGFGGPKKAQDRGASTAANTPPKRSPDVVVEEKTTEEQACIYRLSGDYNPLHVDPQFAKMGGFPQPILHGLCFFGISGKAVYQQFGKIKNIKVRFAGVVMPGQTLVTEMWKEGNKIIFQTKVKETGKLAIGGAAAELY; from the exons ATGGCTGCAGAGCTGCGCTTCGACGGCCAGGTCGTCGTTGTGACCGGTGCCGGCGGTGGTCTCGGCAAGGCATATGCTACTTTCTTTGGTAGCAGGGGAGCCAGCGTCGTCGTCAACGACTTGGGCGGCTCATTCAAGGGAGAGGGTACCTCCAGCAAG GCTGCAGATGTTGTTGTAAACGAGATCAAGGCCGCGGGCGGCAAGGCTGTAGCCAACTACGACTCGGTCGAGAACGGCGACAAGATCATCGACACAGCCATCCAGGCATTCGGCCGCATCGATATCTTGATTAACAATGCCGGTATTCTCCGTGATATCAGCTTCAAGAATATGTCCGACCAGGACTGGGACTTGATTTTCAAGGTCCACGTCAAGGGCGCCTACAAGTGTGCACGGGCAGCATGGCCTCACTTCAGGAAACAGAAGTACGGTCGTGTTATCAACACTGCCTCAGCCGCCGGTCTGTTCGGTAACTTCGGTCAGTGCAACTACTCGGCTGCCAAGTTGGCCATGGTTGGCTTCACTGAGACGCTCGCCAAGGAGGGCGTCAAGTACAACATACTCGCCAACGTCATTGCTCCCATTGCCGCAAGTCGCATGACTGAGACTGTGATGCCTCCTGACTTGCTGGCTTTGATGAAGCCCGAGTGGGTTGTGCCGCTGGTTGCTGTCCTGGTCCACAAGAACAACACAAACGAGACTGGTGGCATCTTTGAAGTTGGCGGTGGCCACTGCGCCAAGCTCAGGTGGGAGCGCTCCAGCGGTCTCCTGCTCAAGTGCGACGAGACCTACACCCCTGGAGCCATCATCAAGAAGTGGAACCAGGTCGTCGACTTCTCAAAGCCACAGTACCCTAGTGGCCCCAACGATTTTCTCAGCCTGCTCGAGGAATCGACACAGCTGGGCCCCAACGACAAGGGAGAGCCGATTGACTACAAGGGCCGTGTTGCCCTTGTCACTGGTGGAGGTGCCGGCATTGGCCGTGCCTACTGCTTGGCCTTCGCCAGGGGTGGTGCTTCCGTTGTCGTCAACGATCTCGCCAACCCTGACGGAGTTGTGAACGAGATTAAGCAAATGGGCGGCAAGGCCATTGGTATCAAGGCCTCCGCCGAGGACGGTGACGCTGTTGTCAAGGCTGCTATTGACGCCTTTGGCCGTATCGACATTATCATCAACAACGCCGGTATTCTGAGGGACAAGGCTTTCACAAACATGGATGACAACCTTTGGGACCCCGTCATGAACGTGCACGCCCGTGGAACCTACAAGATCACCAAGGCTGCCTGGCCTTATCTCCTCAAGCAGAAGTATGGCCGCATTGTGAACACGACGTCCACCAGCGGTATCTATGGCAACTTTGGGCAGGCCAACTACTCCGCTGCC AAATGTGCTATCCTTGGTTTCTCACGAGCTCTGGCTCTTGAGGGTGCCAAGTACAACATCTTCGTCAACACCATTGCCCCCAATGCTGGCACTGCTATGACCAAGACCATTCTCCCCGAGGAGCTCGTGCAAGCGTTCAAGCCAGAGTACATTGCACCTCTAGTTCTGGCCCTCTGCAGCGACAAGGTTCCCGAGAACCCCACTGGAGGCCTTTACGAGGTCGGAAGCGGCTGGCAGGGTGCCACCAGGTGGCAGCGCAGCGGTGGCCACGGCTTCCCAGTTGACGTGCCATTGACTCCCGAGGAGGTGGCCAAGAACTGGGCTCGCATTGTCAACTTTGACGATGGCAGGGCGGACCACCCGTTCAAGTCGCAGGACAGTGTTGCCAAGATCATGGAGAACATGGACAACAAGGCGGGCAGCAAG AGCGGCTCTGTATCCGGTAGCAACCAATATCTCGAAGCCATCCAGCGGGCTAAGGACGCCAAGACTGAGGGTACCGAGTTTGTCTACAGTGAGAAAGACTCAATCCTGTACAACCTGGGCATCGGCGCGAAGAGGACAGATCTCGACTATGTCTA TGAGGGAGCCGAGGACTTCCAGGTCTTGCCAACATTTGGCGTCATCCCCCAGTTCAACGCCGACATGCCCTTCAGCATGGACGAGGTTGTGCCCAACTTCAACCCGATGATGCTCCTCCACGGCGAGCAATACCTTGAGATCAAGAAGTACCCCATCCCCACCTCTGCCAAGCTTAAGTCGTACGGCAAGCTCCTCGAGGTGGTTGACAAGGGCAACGCTGCCGTCCTCCGCAACGGAGTGACGACGGTGCACGCTGAGACAGGCGAGGAGATCTTCTACAACGAGGCCAGCATCTTCCTGAGGGGGTCCGGCGGCTTCGGCGGGCCCAAGAAGGCCCAAGACCGCGGCGCCAGCACGGCTGCCAACACGCCGCCCAAGCGCTCGCCCGACGTGGTCGTTGAGGAGAAGACGACCGAGGAGCAGGCCTGCATTTACCGCCTGAGCGGCGATTACAACCCGCTCCACGTCGACCCGCAGTTCGCCAAGATGGGCGGCTTTCCCCAGCCCATCCTGCACGGTCTCTGCTTCTTTGGCATCTCGGGCAAGGCCGTCTACCAGCAGTTTGGCAAGATCAAGAACATCAAGGTCCGCTTCGCCGGCGTCGTCATGCCCGGCCAGACCCTCGTGACCGAGATGTGGAAGGAGGGCAACAAGATCATTTTCCAGACCAAGGTCAAGGAGACGGGCAAGTTGGCCATTGGTGGTGCCGCGGCGGAGCTGTACTGA